In one Papio anubis isolate 15944 chromosome 11, Panubis1.0, whole genome shotgun sequence genomic region, the following are encoded:
- the CEP55 gene encoding centrosomal protein of 55 kDa isoform X3, which yields MEIQLKDALEKNQQWLVYDQQREVYVKGLLAKIFELEKKTETAAHSLPQQTKKPESEGYLQEEKQKCYNDLLASAKKDLEVERQTITQLSFELSEFRRKYEETQKEVHDLNQLLYSQRKADVQHLEDDRHKTEKIQRLREENDIARGKLEEEKKRSEELLSQVQFLYTTLLKQREEQTRVALLEQQMQACTLDFENEKLDRQHMQHQLHIILKELRKARNQITQLESLKQLHEFAITEPLVTFQGETEKREKVAVSPKSPTAALNESLVECPKCNIQYPATEHRDLLVHVEYCSK from the exons ATGGAAATACAGCTGAAAGAT GCTCTGGAGAAAAATCAGCAGTGGCTCGTATATGATCAGCAGCGGGAAGTCTATGTAAAAGGACTTTTAGCAAAAATCTTTGAGTTGGAAAAGAAAACGGAAACAGCTGCTCATTCACTCCCACAGCAGACAAAAAAGCCTGAATCAGAAG GTTATCTTCaagaagagaagcagaaatgTTACAACGATCTCTTGGCAAGTGCAAAAAAAGATCTTGAGGTGGAACGACAAACCATTACTCAGCTGAGTTTTGAGCTGAGTGAATTTCgaagaaaatatgaagaaaccCAAAAAGAAGTTCACGATTTAAATCAGCTGTTGTATTCACAAAGAAAGGCAGATGTGCAACATCTGGAAGATGATAGGCATAAAACAGAGAAGATACAGAGACTCAGGGAAGAGAATGATATTGCTAGGGGAAAActtgaagaagagaagaagagatcCGAAGAGCTTTTATCTCAG GTCCAGTTTCTTTACACAACTCTGCTAAAGCAGCGAGAAGAACAAACAAGGGTAGCTCTGTTGGAACAACAG ATGCAGGCGTGTACTTTagactttgaaaatgaaaaactcgACCGTCAACATATGCAGCATCAATTGCATATAATTCTTAAGGAGCTCCGAAAAGCAAGAAATCAAATAACACAATTGGAATCCTTG AAACAGCTTCATGAGTTTGCCATCACAGAGCCATTAGTCACTTTCCAAGGAGAgactgaaaagagagaaaaagttgCCGTCTCGCCAAAAAGTCCCACTGCTGCACTCAATGAAAGCCTGGTGGAATGTCCCAAGTGCAATATACAGTATCCAGCCACCGAGCATCGCGATCTGCTTGTCCATGTGGAGTACTGTTCAAAGTAg